In one window of Desulforhabdus amnigena DNA:
- a CDS encoding DEAD/DEAH box helicase, producing MFVKMLNILIAECIKIPAEGLNPQLERKIHERLVFTNPDYELRHNRGEWIGSIPPQISCLRQKGRSYILPRGFLDQLLELCKKFQQPYRLVDRRRYFDPLPFEFHGELKSYQQDAAEAVLERDFATLAGGHKSGKTVIALYTIAQRRQPALILIPKLELLEGWLAKIENFLQIPSSEVGIFSTGEHRVGKRITIAHTGEVMRHWKKIADQVGYLIVDECQRCPPKVITHLIPNFDTRYMLGLSSTVQRNKDRLSRIIYFYIGDVVYAINEKDAREGRGIIHAHIVARPTEFEYPYRSRADYVPMLHTMMQDKDRIRIIADDIETELKKATRALLVLSAGEEYDRILRQELSQRDIPIHVYEQKSDALREEADGNSNNGSKHCEISLPSGPSAVFVTPQVLAECSAQLHSNVLFLTVPIYFRKALANAIRDLHSNGNGEGGKLKIYDYVDQRIGLLENYFRMRSYNYGVHPEVLLNPNLN from the coding sequence ATGTTTGTAAAAATGCTGAATATATTGATCGCGGAATGTATCAAAATTCCTGCTGAAGGGTTGAATCCTCAACTAGAACGTAAAATACATGAACGATTGGTTTTCACGAACCCGGATTATGAGCTTCGACACAACCGGGGCGAATGGATAGGAAGTATTCCGCCGCAAATCAGCTGCTTACGCCAGAAAGGACGCAGCTATATCCTTCCCAGGGGCTTTTTGGATCAGCTGCTGGAACTGTGCAAAAAATTTCAACAGCCCTATCGGCTGGTGGATCGCAGGCGTTATTTCGATCCTCTTCCTTTTGAATTCCACGGCGAGCTCAAAAGCTACCAGCAGGATGCTGCGGAAGCGGTTCTGGAACGCGATTTTGCCACACTGGCAGGTGGACACAAAAGTGGCAAGACGGTTATCGCGCTCTATACCATTGCTCAGCGGCGGCAACCTGCCCTTATCCTCATCCCCAAGCTCGAATTGCTGGAGGGTTGGCTTGCAAAGATTGAAAACTTCCTGCAAATCCCCAGTTCAGAAGTAGGGATCTTTTCTACAGGTGAACACCGGGTGGGCAAAAGGATCACCATCGCGCACACCGGTGAAGTGATGCGTCACTGGAAAAAAATAGCGGATCAAGTGGGATATCTCATAGTGGACGAATGCCAGCGGTGTCCACCCAAGGTCATTACACATCTTATTCCCAATTTCGACACCCGGTACATGCTCGGACTTTCCAGCACGGTACAGCGCAACAAAGACCGCCTTTCCAGGATCATTTACTTTTATATCGGGGATGTGGTTTATGCTATCAATGAAAAGGATGCTCGCGAAGGGCGAGGGATCATTCATGCCCATATCGTCGCACGCCCGACAGAATTTGAATACCCATATCGGTCCAGAGCCGATTATGTTCCAATGTTGCATACCATGATGCAGGACAAGGATCGAATCCGCATCATCGCAGACGACATAGAGACAGAGCTCAAGAAAGCGACTCGTGCGCTTCTAGTGCTTTCGGCAGGGGAAGAATATGACCGGATATTGCGACAGGAACTGAGTCAGCGAGATATCCCGATTCATGTCTATGAACAGAAAAGTGATGCTCTGCGGGAAGAAGCCGATGGAAACTCCAATAACGGCTCCAAGCATTGTGAAATATCACTTCCATCCGGACCTTCGGCCGTTTTCGTGACCCCTCAGGTGTTGGCAGAATGTTCGGCGCAGTTGCATTCCAACGTTCTTTTCTTGACCGTCCCCATTTATTTTCGCAAAGCTCTGGCAAACGCCATTCGCGATCTTCATTCCAATGGCAACGGTGAAGGGGGAAAGCTCAAGATTTACGATTATGTGGATCAGAGGATCGGTCTGCTGGAAAATTACTTCCGAATGCGGAGCTACAATTATGGAGTGCATCCCGAAGTGCTTCTCAATCCCAACCTCAACTGA